From the Scatophagus argus isolate fScaArg1 chromosome 21, fScaArg1.pri, whole genome shotgun sequence genome, one window contains:
- the LOC124053158 gene encoding 7-methylguanosine phosphate-specific 5'-nucleotidase-like isoform X1, translating to MGFTRKRTGNLLVIWTAHHRIKIYHIPWIYTPVRTVLAIWHQLTKTEIPELAKSSVLMRERGRVEETIHAMQRAGAGSLQVISDFDMTLTRFAHNGKRVPTTHNILDNRLLINEDCTKKMRELLNTYYPIEIDPSRTAEEKLPLMVEWWTKVHELLIEQRIRKDMLAQAVKESRAMLRDGYKIFFDHLEEQQVPLLIFSAGVGDVLEEVIQQNHVFHPNVHIISNYMDFDQTGVLQAFKGQLIHTFNKREGALSHAAGLRELQGRPNVLLLGDSLGDLTMADGVTEHQNILTIGFLNDQVEERKESYINSFDIVLVKDETMDVPNAILRYITSPKDNKTHKEEPDTL from the exons ATTTATCATATTCCCTGGATCTACACACCGGTACGGACTGTCCTGGCAATCTGGCACCAGCTGACTAAGACTGAG ATCCCAGAGTTGGCTAAGTCCTCAGTGTTGATGAGAGAGCGTGGCAGGGTGGAGGAGACGATTCACGCCATGCAGCGGGCGGGTGCAGGCAGCTTGCAG GTTATCTCAGACTTCGATATGACTCTGACCAGGTTTGCGCACAATGGCAAGAGGGTGCCCACCACACACA ATATCCTGGATAACCGATTGTTGATTAATGAAGATTGCACTAAAAAG ATGAGGGAGCTGCTGAACACTTACTATCCCATAGAGATTGACCCCAGCAGGactgctgaagaaaagctgCCTCTCATGGTGGAGTG GTGGACTAAAGTCCACGAGCTGCTAATTGAGCAGAGGATCAGGAAGGACATGCTGGCCCAGGCTGTCAAGGAATCAAGAGCTATGCTCAG GGATGGCTACAAAATCTTTTTTGACCATCTGGAGGAGCAACAGGTCCCTCTGTTGATCTTCTCAGCTGGTGTTGGAGACGTCCTGGAGGAGGTGATCCAGCAGAACCATGTCTTCCATCCAAACGTCCACATCATCTCCAACTACATGGACTTTGACCAGACT GGGGTCCTGCAAGCCTTCAAAGGCCAACTGATCCACACCTTCAACAAGAGGGAAGGCGCTTTGTCACATGCGGCTGgcctcagagagctgcagggTCGACCCAACGTCCTGCTGCTGGGGGACTCTTTAGGAGACCTGACCATGGCGGACGGGGTGACTGAGCACCAGAACATCCTCACCATCGGCTTCCTTAACGACCAG gtggaagagaggaaagagtcGTACATCAACTCTTTTGACATTGTACTGGTGAAGGACGAGACAATGGATGTTCCCAACGCTATCCTCAGGTACATTACATCACCTAAAGACAACAAGACGCACAAGGAGGAACCGGACACTTTGTGA
- the LOC124053158 gene encoding 7-methylguanosine phosphate-specific 5'-nucleotidase-like isoform X2 has protein sequence MIYHIPWIYTPVRTVLAIWHQLTKTEIPELAKSSVLMRERGRVEETIHAMQRAGAGSLQVISDFDMTLTRFAHNGKRVPTTHNILDNRLLINEDCTKKMRELLNTYYPIEIDPSRTAEEKLPLMVEWWTKVHELLIEQRIRKDMLAQAVKESRAMLRDGYKIFFDHLEEQQVPLLIFSAGVGDVLEEVIQQNHVFHPNVHIISNYMDFDQTGVLQAFKGQLIHTFNKREGALSHAAGLRELQGRPNVLLLGDSLGDLTMADGVTEHQNILTIGFLNDQVEERKESYINSFDIVLVKDETMDVPNAILRYITSPKDNKTHKEEPDTL, from the exons ATG ATTTATCATATTCCCTGGATCTACACACCGGTACGGACTGTCCTGGCAATCTGGCACCAGCTGACTAAGACTGAG ATCCCAGAGTTGGCTAAGTCCTCAGTGTTGATGAGAGAGCGTGGCAGGGTGGAGGAGACGATTCACGCCATGCAGCGGGCGGGTGCAGGCAGCTTGCAG GTTATCTCAGACTTCGATATGACTCTGACCAGGTTTGCGCACAATGGCAAGAGGGTGCCCACCACACACA ATATCCTGGATAACCGATTGTTGATTAATGAAGATTGCACTAAAAAG ATGAGGGAGCTGCTGAACACTTACTATCCCATAGAGATTGACCCCAGCAGGactgctgaagaaaagctgCCTCTCATGGTGGAGTG GTGGACTAAAGTCCACGAGCTGCTAATTGAGCAGAGGATCAGGAAGGACATGCTGGCCCAGGCTGTCAAGGAATCAAGAGCTATGCTCAG GGATGGCTACAAAATCTTTTTTGACCATCTGGAGGAGCAACAGGTCCCTCTGTTGATCTTCTCAGCTGGTGTTGGAGACGTCCTGGAGGAGGTGATCCAGCAGAACCATGTCTTCCATCCAAACGTCCACATCATCTCCAACTACATGGACTTTGACCAGACT GGGGTCCTGCAAGCCTTCAAAGGCCAACTGATCCACACCTTCAACAAGAGGGAAGGCGCTTTGTCACATGCGGCTGgcctcagagagctgcagggTCGACCCAACGTCCTGCTGCTGGGGGACTCTTTAGGAGACCTGACCATGGCGGACGGGGTGACTGAGCACCAGAACATCCTCACCATCGGCTTCCTTAACGACCAG gtggaagagaggaaagagtcGTACATCAACTCTTTTGACATTGTACTGGTGAAGGACGAGACAATGGATGTTCCCAACGCTATCCTCAGGTACATTACATCACCTAAAGACAACAAGACGCACAAGGAGGAACCGGACACTTTGTGA
- the LOC124053158 gene encoding 7-methylguanosine phosphate-specific 5'-nucleotidase-like isoform X3: MRERGRVEETIHAMQRAGAGSLQVISDFDMTLTRFAHNGKRVPTTHNILDNRLLINEDCTKKMRELLNTYYPIEIDPSRTAEEKLPLMVEWWTKVHELLIEQRIRKDMLAQAVKESRAMLRDGYKIFFDHLEEQQVPLLIFSAGVGDVLEEVIQQNHVFHPNVHIISNYMDFDQTGVLQAFKGQLIHTFNKREGALSHAAGLRELQGRPNVLLLGDSLGDLTMADGVTEHQNILTIGFLNDQVEERKESYINSFDIVLVKDETMDVPNAILRYITSPKDNKTHKEEPDTL; encoded by the exons ATGAGAGAGCGTGGCAGGGTGGAGGAGACGATTCACGCCATGCAGCGGGCGGGTGCAGGCAGCTTGCAG GTTATCTCAGACTTCGATATGACTCTGACCAGGTTTGCGCACAATGGCAAGAGGGTGCCCACCACACACA ATATCCTGGATAACCGATTGTTGATTAATGAAGATTGCACTAAAAAG ATGAGGGAGCTGCTGAACACTTACTATCCCATAGAGATTGACCCCAGCAGGactgctgaagaaaagctgCCTCTCATGGTGGAGTG GTGGACTAAAGTCCACGAGCTGCTAATTGAGCAGAGGATCAGGAAGGACATGCTGGCCCAGGCTGTCAAGGAATCAAGAGCTATGCTCAG GGATGGCTACAAAATCTTTTTTGACCATCTGGAGGAGCAACAGGTCCCTCTGTTGATCTTCTCAGCTGGTGTTGGAGACGTCCTGGAGGAGGTGATCCAGCAGAACCATGTCTTCCATCCAAACGTCCACATCATCTCCAACTACATGGACTTTGACCAGACT GGGGTCCTGCAAGCCTTCAAAGGCCAACTGATCCACACCTTCAACAAGAGGGAAGGCGCTTTGTCACATGCGGCTGgcctcagagagctgcagggTCGACCCAACGTCCTGCTGCTGGGGGACTCTTTAGGAGACCTGACCATGGCGGACGGGGTGACTGAGCACCAGAACATCCTCACCATCGGCTTCCTTAACGACCAG gtggaagagaggaaagagtcGTACATCAACTCTTTTGACATTGTACTGGTGAAGGACGAGACAATGGATGTTCCCAACGCTATCCTCAGGTACATTACATCACCTAAAGACAACAAGACGCACAAGGAGGAACCGGACACTTTGTGA
- the fkbp10b gene encoding peptidyl-prolyl cis-trans isomerase FKBP10 isoform X3, translating to MCVNERRKITVPPHLAYGSTGAGDVIPPDTTLVFDIHLLDVWNKADLVVTKIITTPKDCKRSVMRTDFVRYHFNGTLLDGTAFDSSYARKQTHDSLVGEGWLIKGMDEGLLGMCVGEIRNIVIPPFKAYGEKGSGTEIPSQATLVFDVLLVDIHNPKDNITIEDQVVPESCTRRSVVGDYIRYHYNGSFLNGITFDTSYQRNSTYNTYIGMGYVIPGMDQALLGVCIGERRKVTIPPHLAYGAQGAGNVIPPSAVLVFDIHVIDFHNPSDAVGIQITHRPEVCNETTEVNDHVRYHYNCTLVDGTLLFSSHDNENLQDAVLGSDKVIDGLDEGLRGMCAGEKRVVTVPPHFGHGERGATGVPSSAVLIFDVELVSFEKGVPPGYLFVWLQDSPANLFETMDINKNQEVPQEEFGEFIKLQVAEGKGRTKPGLTMEQVITDMFNNQDRNKDGVITPDELKLKVDEDKEREEASHDEL from the exons atgtgtgtgaatgagcgCAGGAAAATCACCGTCCCGCCTCACCTGGCCTATGGAAGCACCGGTGCAG GTGATGTGATTCCTCCGGACACCACCCTGGTGTTTGACATCCACCTGTTGGATGTGTGGAACAAAGCTGACCTGGTTGTCACCAAAATCATCACCACTCCCAAAGACTGCAAACGCTCTGTAATGCGTACAGACTTTGTGCGCTACCATTTCAACGGCACGCTGCTCGATGGCACCGCCTTCGACTCCAG CTACGCCAGGAAACAGACCCACGACTCCTTAGTGGGTGAGGGGTGGCTGATTAAGGGCATGGATGAGGGCCTGCTGggaatgtgtgtgggtgagatCAGAAATATCGTCATCCCACCCTTCAAAGCCTACGGAGAAAAAGGATCTG GTACAGAGATTCCCTCCCAGGCCACCCTGGTGTTTGATGTCCTTTTGGTTGACATTCATAACCCAAAGGACAACATCACCATCGAGGACCAGGTGGTGCCAGAGTCGTGCACACGTAGGTCTGTAGTCGGGGATTACATCCGGTACCACTACAACGGTAGCTTCCTGAACGGCATCACCTTTGACACCAG CTACCAGAGAAATAGCACATACAACACCTACATTGGGATGGGGTATGTGATTCCAGGCATGGATCAGGCCCTGCTGGGAGTCTGCATcggggagaggaggaaggtcaCCATCCCTCCTCATCTGGCTTATGGAGCACAAGGAGCAG GTAATGTCATCCCCCCTTCTGCTGTGCTCGTGTTTGACATTCACGTCATCGACTTCCACAACCCCAGCGACGCAGTGGGCATCCAGATCACCCACAGGCCCGAGGTGTGTAACGAGACCACCGAGGTGAACGACCACGTCCGCTACCACTACAACTGCACCCTGGTGGACGGCACGCTGCTCTTCTCCTC ACATGACAATGAGAACCTTCAGGATGCAGTTCTGGGGTCGGACAAGGTGATCGACGGGCTGGACGAGGGCTTGCGGGGCATGTGCGCTGGAGAGAAGAGGGTGGTGACGGTCCCGCCTCACTTCGGCCACGGAGAAAGGGGAG CCACGGGTGTGCCAAGCAGTGCTGTCTTGATCTTTGACGTTGAACTGGTGAGCTTTGAGAAAGGAGTGCCGCCCGGCTACTTGTTTGTGTGGCTCCAGGACAGTCCTGCAAACCTGTTCGAAACCATGGACATCAACAAGAACCAAGAGGTGCCACAGGAGGAG TTCGGGGAGTTCATCAAGCTGCAGGTGGCAGAGGGCAAAGGTCGTACAAAGCCTGGACTGACCATGGAGCAGGTTATCACCGATATGTTCAACAACCAGGACCGAAACAAAGACGGAGTGATCACGCCCGATGAACTCAAACTGAAGGTGGATGAGGACAAGGAAAGAGAAGAGGCGAGTCACGATGAGTTGTGA
- the fkbp10b gene encoding peptidyl-prolyl cis-trans isomerase FKBP10 isoform X2, with the protein MFCIAFYILTAWSSVRCNPSPVLGDVVVDRYFIPKVCARESKTGDYVRYHYNATFVDGKTFDSSHQRGDAKVGLLGEGRLIAGIEKGLQDMCVNERRKITVPPHLAYGSTGAGDVIPPDTTLVFDIHLLDVWNKADLVVTKIITTPKDCKRSVMRTDFVRYHFNGTLLDGTAFDSSYARKQTHDSLVGEGWLIKGMDEGLLGMCVGEIRNIVIPPFKAYGEKGSGTEIPSQATLVFDVLLVDIHNPKDNITIEDQVVPESCTRRSVVGDYIRYHYNGSFLNGITFDTSYQRNSTYNTYIGMGYVIPGMDQALLGVCIGERRKVTIPPHLAYGAQGAGNVIPPSAVLVFDIHVIDFHNPSDAVGIQITHRPEVCNETTEVNDHVRYHYNCTLVDGTLLFSSHDNENLQDAVLGSDKVIDGLDEGLRGMCAGEKRVVTVPPHFGHGERGATGVPSSAVLIFDVELVSFEKGVPPGYLFVWLQDSPANLFETMDINKNQEVPQEEFGEFIKLQVAEGKGRTKPGLTMEQVITDMFNNQDRNKDGVITPDELKLKVDEDKEREEASHDEL; encoded by the exons ATGTTTTGCATTGCCTTTTACATCCTCACTGCGTGGTCTTCTGTGCGGTGTAATCCCAGTCCCGTCCTTGGAGATGTAGTCGTGGACAGATACTTCATCCCCAAAGTCTGTGCCAGAGAGTCGAAAACTGGAGATTATGTTCGCTACCACTATAACGCCACATTTGTCGACGGGAAGACGTTTGATTCGAG CCATCAGAGAGGAGACGCTAAGGTGGGCCTGCTCGGGGAGGGTCGGCTCATCGCGGGCATTGAAAAAGGTCTGCAGgacatgtgtgtgaatgagcgCAGGAAAATCACCGTCCCGCCTCACCTGGCCTATGGAAGCACCGGTGCAG GTGATGTGATTCCTCCGGACACCACCCTGGTGTTTGACATCCACCTGTTGGATGTGTGGAACAAAGCTGACCTGGTTGTCACCAAAATCATCACCACTCCCAAAGACTGCAAACGCTCTGTAATGCGTACAGACTTTGTGCGCTACCATTTCAACGGCACGCTGCTCGATGGCACCGCCTTCGACTCCAG CTACGCCAGGAAACAGACCCACGACTCCTTAGTGGGTGAGGGGTGGCTGATTAAGGGCATGGATGAGGGCCTGCTGggaatgtgtgtgggtgagatCAGAAATATCGTCATCCCACCCTTCAAAGCCTACGGAGAAAAAGGATCTG GTACAGAGATTCCCTCCCAGGCCACCCTGGTGTTTGATGTCCTTTTGGTTGACATTCATAACCCAAAGGACAACATCACCATCGAGGACCAGGTGGTGCCAGAGTCGTGCACACGTAGGTCTGTAGTCGGGGATTACATCCGGTACCACTACAACGGTAGCTTCCTGAACGGCATCACCTTTGACACCAG CTACCAGAGAAATAGCACATACAACACCTACATTGGGATGGGGTATGTGATTCCAGGCATGGATCAGGCCCTGCTGGGAGTCTGCATcggggagaggaggaaggtcaCCATCCCTCCTCATCTGGCTTATGGAGCACAAGGAGCAG GTAATGTCATCCCCCCTTCTGCTGTGCTCGTGTTTGACATTCACGTCATCGACTTCCACAACCCCAGCGACGCAGTGGGCATCCAGATCACCCACAGGCCCGAGGTGTGTAACGAGACCACCGAGGTGAACGACCACGTCCGCTACCACTACAACTGCACCCTGGTGGACGGCACGCTGCTCTTCTCCTC ACATGACAATGAGAACCTTCAGGATGCAGTTCTGGGGTCGGACAAGGTGATCGACGGGCTGGACGAGGGCTTGCGGGGCATGTGCGCTGGAGAGAAGAGGGTGGTGACGGTCCCGCCTCACTTCGGCCACGGAGAAAGGGGAG CCACGGGTGTGCCAAGCAGTGCTGTCTTGATCTTTGACGTTGAACTGGTGAGCTTTGAGAAAGGAGTGCCGCCCGGCTACTTGTTTGTGTGGCTCCAGGACAGTCCTGCAAACCTGTTCGAAACCATGGACATCAACAAGAACCAAGAGGTGCCACAGGAGGAG TTCGGGGAGTTCATCAAGCTGCAGGTGGCAGAGGGCAAAGGTCGTACAAAGCCTGGACTGACCATGGAGCAGGTTATCACCGATATGTTCAACAACCAGGACCGAAACAAAGACGGAGTGATCACGCCCGATGAACTCAAACTGAAGGTGGATGAGGACAAGGAAAGAGAAGAGGCGAGTCACGATGAGTTGTGA
- the fkbp10b gene encoding peptidyl-prolyl cis-trans isomerase FKBP10 isoform X1, whose translation MSDELTLCSLISPLCVHLLSCDFIFLKEVALFSYRGGLDTTSHSHPRHCFPVVKKKSENQPGDCPRLQHSDAAAQLHIYSFGPPLTARSPLPVLGDVVVDRYFIPKVCARESKTGDYVRYHYNATFVDGKTFDSSHQRGDAKVGLLGEGRLIAGIEKGLQDMCVNERRKITVPPHLAYGSTGAGDVIPPDTTLVFDIHLLDVWNKADLVVTKIITTPKDCKRSVMRTDFVRYHFNGTLLDGTAFDSSYARKQTHDSLVGEGWLIKGMDEGLLGMCVGEIRNIVIPPFKAYGEKGSGTEIPSQATLVFDVLLVDIHNPKDNITIEDQVVPESCTRRSVVGDYIRYHYNGSFLNGITFDTSYQRNSTYNTYIGMGYVIPGMDQALLGVCIGERRKVTIPPHLAYGAQGAGNVIPPSAVLVFDIHVIDFHNPSDAVGIQITHRPEVCNETTEVNDHVRYHYNCTLVDGTLLFSSHDNENLQDAVLGSDKVIDGLDEGLRGMCAGEKRVVTVPPHFGHGERGATGVPSSAVLIFDVELVSFEKGVPPGYLFVWLQDSPANLFETMDINKNQEVPQEEFGEFIKLQVAEGKGRTKPGLTMEQVITDMFNNQDRNKDGVITPDELKLKVDEDKEREEASHDEL comes from the exons ATGTCCGACGAACTAACACTGTGTAGTTTAATTTCCCCACTTTGTGTCCATTTGctttcatgtgattttatttttttaaaggaagtaGCGCTATTTTCATATCGCGGTGGGCTTGACACAACTTCCCACTCCCACCCCCGTCATTGCTTCcctgtggtaaaaaaaaagtctgaaaaccAACCTGGAGATTGTCCACGTTTACAGCATTCAGACGCCGCTGCCCAGCTCCACATCTACAGCTTCGGCCCGCCTCTCACAGCGCGCAGTCCTCT TCCCGTCCTTGGAGATGTAGTCGTGGACAGATACTTCATCCCCAAAGTCTGTGCCAGAGAGTCGAAAACTGGAGATTATGTTCGCTACCACTATAACGCCACATTTGTCGACGGGAAGACGTTTGATTCGAG CCATCAGAGAGGAGACGCTAAGGTGGGCCTGCTCGGGGAGGGTCGGCTCATCGCGGGCATTGAAAAAGGTCTGCAGgacatgtgtgtgaatgagcgCAGGAAAATCACCGTCCCGCCTCACCTGGCCTATGGAAGCACCGGTGCAG GTGATGTGATTCCTCCGGACACCACCCTGGTGTTTGACATCCACCTGTTGGATGTGTGGAACAAAGCTGACCTGGTTGTCACCAAAATCATCACCACTCCCAAAGACTGCAAACGCTCTGTAATGCGTACAGACTTTGTGCGCTACCATTTCAACGGCACGCTGCTCGATGGCACCGCCTTCGACTCCAG CTACGCCAGGAAACAGACCCACGACTCCTTAGTGGGTGAGGGGTGGCTGATTAAGGGCATGGATGAGGGCCTGCTGggaatgtgtgtgggtgagatCAGAAATATCGTCATCCCACCCTTCAAAGCCTACGGAGAAAAAGGATCTG GTACAGAGATTCCCTCCCAGGCCACCCTGGTGTTTGATGTCCTTTTGGTTGACATTCATAACCCAAAGGACAACATCACCATCGAGGACCAGGTGGTGCCAGAGTCGTGCACACGTAGGTCTGTAGTCGGGGATTACATCCGGTACCACTACAACGGTAGCTTCCTGAACGGCATCACCTTTGACACCAG CTACCAGAGAAATAGCACATACAACACCTACATTGGGATGGGGTATGTGATTCCAGGCATGGATCAGGCCCTGCTGGGAGTCTGCATcggggagaggaggaaggtcaCCATCCCTCCTCATCTGGCTTATGGAGCACAAGGAGCAG GTAATGTCATCCCCCCTTCTGCTGTGCTCGTGTTTGACATTCACGTCATCGACTTCCACAACCCCAGCGACGCAGTGGGCATCCAGATCACCCACAGGCCCGAGGTGTGTAACGAGACCACCGAGGTGAACGACCACGTCCGCTACCACTACAACTGCACCCTGGTGGACGGCACGCTGCTCTTCTCCTC ACATGACAATGAGAACCTTCAGGATGCAGTTCTGGGGTCGGACAAGGTGATCGACGGGCTGGACGAGGGCTTGCGGGGCATGTGCGCTGGAGAGAAGAGGGTGGTGACGGTCCCGCCTCACTTCGGCCACGGAGAAAGGGGAG CCACGGGTGTGCCAAGCAGTGCTGTCTTGATCTTTGACGTTGAACTGGTGAGCTTTGAGAAAGGAGTGCCGCCCGGCTACTTGTTTGTGTGGCTCCAGGACAGTCCTGCAAACCTGTTCGAAACCATGGACATCAACAAGAACCAAGAGGTGCCACAGGAGGAG TTCGGGGAGTTCATCAAGCTGCAGGTGGCAGAGGGCAAAGGTCGTACAAAGCCTGGACTGACCATGGAGCAGGTTATCACCGATATGTTCAACAACCAGGACCGAAACAAAGACGGAGTGATCACGCCCGATGAACTCAAACTGAAGGTGGATGAGGACAAGGAAAGAGAAGAGGCGAGTCACGATGAGTTGTGA